Proteins encoded together in one Candidatus Kaiserbacteria bacterium window:
- a CDS encoding ParB/RepB/Spo0J family partition protein, with protein MASDFYNNSVFWIEVHRIQPNPYQPRKEFDEEALKSLSESIRQYGILQPLVVTRREIERGDGGISVEYELVAGERRLRASKMAGVSQVPVLIRSTEDSDKVKLELAIIENLQREDLNPIDRALAFQQLAEKFSLKHVEIAKKVGRSREYVSNSLRLLALSDEIRQAVVNRQITEGHTRPLLMLCERPEQQMALFKEIQEKKLTVREAERIARGIATDKARKQDLPPELAALERELTERLGTRVQIETRDKGGKMHIDFFTPTDVQQFLALVSATAPKEVVIETTAEEDSVAETEAPKETGVLSPLSEFVSYALDDEINDDEEMTVSKNTNEKIVEEVNQETTKKEDEEEDIYSISNFSV; from the coding sequence ATGGCATCAGATTTTTACAACAACTCAGTTTTTTGGATCGAAGTACATCGAATTCAGCCAAATCCATACCAGCCAAGAAAGGAGTTTGACGAAGAAGCCCTCAAGAGTCTTTCTGAATCTATTCGACAGTACGGAATTTTGCAGCCACTCGTAGTGACACGTCGCGAGATAGAACGTGGCGACGGTGGAATTTCAGTAGAGTATGAACTTGTAGCGGGTGAACGACGACTACGTGCGTCTAAGATGGCGGGCGTATCACAAGTACCAGTACTTATTCGTAGTACTGAAGATTCTGACAAAGTAAAACTTGAACTCGCGATTATTGAAAACCTTCAGCGTGAAGACTTGAACCCGATTGATAGAGCGCTTGCATTTCAACAGCTTGCAGAAAAGTTTAGTTTGAAGCATGTAGAGATTGCCAAAAAAGTTGGACGGAGCCGCGAATATGTTTCTAACTCGCTACGACTCCTCGCTCTTTCAGATGAGATTCGACAGGCCGTCGTGAATAGGCAGATAACCGAAGGGCACACACGACCACTTCTTATGCTGTGTGAGCGACCTGAACAACAGATGGCACTCTTTAAAGAGATACAAGAGAAGAAACTCACTGTGCGCGAAGCAGAGCGTATAGCTCGCGGTATAGCTACGGATAAGGCACGAAAGCAGGATTTGCCGCCAGAACTTGCCGCACTAGAAAGGGAGTTAACTGAGAGATTAGGAACACGTGTGCAAATTGAAACACGAGATAAAGGAGGGAAAATGCATATTGATTTTTTCACACCAACAGATGTACAACAATTTCTTGCATTGGTAAGTGCGACAGCTCCGAAAGAAGTAGTCATTGAAACTACAGCGGAAGAGGATAGTGTCGCAGAGACAGAAGCACCAAAAGAAACAGGTGTGTTGTCACCACTGTCGGAGTTTGTTTCGTACGCATTGGATGATGAGATCAATGATGATGAGGAGATGACAGTTTCTAAAAACACAAACGAAAAAATCGTAGAAGAAGTGAATCAAGAAACAACGAAAAAAGAAGATGAGGAAGAAGACATTTACTCAATCAGCAATTTTTCAGTTTAA
- a CDS encoding bifunctional (p)ppGpp synthetase/guanosine-3',5'-bis(diphosphate) 3'-pyrophosphohydrolase gives MAIFNSSTENKNGGNKKAPPAALKNIFTIMGLTEKKDIEFITRAYNLARKAHRGQKRFSGEPYLNHPIAAAEYLAKIGMGPTIIAATLLHDSIEDSDITADEIAEELSLDVRNLVEGVTKLGHVRYRGMKRHTESLRKLFAATSQDVRVMIIKLADRLHNASTLGHIPRDDKRERIAQETLEIYAPIADRLGMGLMKRELEDAVFPHAYPEEYEKVLKIFKEAGGDDIRRLERTHNTVRKKIAEYGVKKFRTANRVKGLYSLYRKLERKDWDITKIFDLWALRIIVDSVADCYTVLGIVHGEWRPLPGRVKDYIAFPKPNGYKGIHTTIHTGDGNVIELQIRTEEMHREAQFGIASHFSYKADGASKKKGDNSAVSWIRQFIPARLWMEGQGKLPSGESKLTYTDDSTPDWLKNMADAQDVDDENPHAFLQDIKSDFFSHRVFVFTPRGDVIDLPIDSSPIDFAYAIHSEIGNNMSGAKVNGKMAALSSCLKNGDVVEIETSEKNHPNRKWMDMAKTTLAKRHIRTYLQRVGEAI, from the coding sequence ATGGCAATATTTAACAGTTCTACAGAAAACAAAAACGGAGGAAATAAGAAGGCGCCACCTGCTGCTTTAAAGAACATCTTCACAATAATGGGCCTTACTGAAAAGAAGGACATTGAATTCATAACCCGTGCATACAACCTTGCTCGCAAAGCGCACCGTGGTCAAAAACGTTTTTCAGGTGAGCCCTATCTCAATCACCCAATTGCAGCAGCTGAGTATCTCGCAAAAATTGGGATGGGTCCAACAATAATCGCCGCTACCCTTCTCCACGATTCTATAGAAGACAGTGACATAACCGCAGACGAAATTGCTGAAGAACTAAGCCTGGATGTACGTAACTTAGTTGAAGGGGTAACCAAGCTTGGCCATGTTCGTTATCGCGGAATGAAACGTCATACTGAGTCACTTCGCAAACTTTTCGCGGCGACGTCACAAGATGTTCGTGTAATGATTATCAAACTTGCTGACCGACTACATAACGCATCCACTCTCGGGCATATACCTCGCGACGATAAACGAGAACGTATCGCCCAAGAAACACTAGAAATCTACGCCCCAATTGCCGACCGTCTTGGAATGGGTCTTATGAAGCGCGAGTTGGAGGACGCAGTATTCCCGCATGCATATCCTGAAGAATACGAAAAGGTTTTAAAGATATTTAAAGAAGCAGGCGGTGATGATATACGACGCCTTGAACGCACGCACAATACGGTGCGAAAGAAAATTGCTGAATACGGGGTTAAAAAGTTTAGAACGGCAAACAGAGTGAAAGGTCTGTATAGTCTCTACCGCAAACTCGAGCGTAAAGATTGGGACATTACAAAAATATTTGACCTGTGGGCATTACGTATCATTGTTGATTCAGTTGCGGACTGCTACACAGTTCTTGGTATTGTGCACGGTGAGTGGCGGCCGCTACCAGGACGTGTAAAGGACTATATCGCCTTCCCTAAACCAAATGGTTATAAAGGAATCCACACAACCATCCATACAGGAGATGGTAATGTTATTGAGCTTCAAATCAGAACCGAGGAAATGCACAGAGAAGCTCAGTTTGGTATTGCTTCACATTTTTCGTATAAAGCAGATGGTGCGAGCAAGAAAAAAGGTGATAACAGTGCAGTCAGTTGGATTCGACAATTCATTCCTGCACGCCTCTGGATGGAGGGTCAAGGAAAGTTGCCTTCAGGAGAATCTAAACTCACCTACACTGACGATTCAACACCAGATTGGTTAAAAAACATGGCCGATGCACAAGATGTCGATGATGAAAACCCTCACGCTTTTTTGCAAGATATAAAGAGCGACTTCTTTAGTCATCGCGTTTTTGTGTTTACTCCGCGTGGAGACGTTATTGACCTCCCTATCGATTCAAGTCCGATAGATTTCGCATACGCGATCCATTCAGAAATTGGAAATAACATGTCTGGCGCAAAAGTAAATGGTAAGATGGCAGCGCTAAGCTCATGCTTAAAAAATGGTGATGTCGTTGAAATAGAAACGAGCGAAAAAAATCATCCAAATAGAAAATGGATGGATATGGCAAAAACAACTCTTGCGAAGCGCCACATCCGAACATACCTACAGAGAGTAGGCGAAGCTATTTAA
- the topA gene encoding type I DNA topoisomerase — MKLVIVESPAKAKTIEKYLGDGFTVRASVGHVRDLPKNNKKAIDIEKGFVPNYEVVAKKLDVIAELTKLSKKSDEVILATDPDREGEAIAWHLKEVLGLKKPKRIVFNEITKEAVQAALKNPRLIDENLREAQEARRILDRLVGYDLSGLIWKKVRYGLSAGRVQSPALRILMEREREIRAFIPEKFWVITAHTASASKAPIEFTCSEEPKTESDADTIVENAKANEWQVANVKETAAKRVPKAPFTTSTMQQAASSRLGYAPSRTMGVAQKLYEAGLITYMRTDSTHLSENALSSIGKVIESEYGKDHVEIRQYKTNSKSAQEAHEAIRPSDVNKIAAGRNEEQKRLYSLIWARTVSSQMIDAEIARTKITASVAHDTVPDFAVTGSRVVKDGWLMADPSARGEDVELPKVSEGEALAVQTVESEGKETQPPPRYTEARLIKELEKRGIGRPSTYAAIMRTLSDRGYVAKEARALIPTDTGDVVSSFLEEHFAQYVSDTFTAEMEDELDDIAEGKREYVKTLKDFYTPFSKEVASKEDVPKLTNLGPVPEEFKCPECDSEMVFKLSKNGKFMSCAKFPDCSGARKEDGNIIEPPKDIGEKCPKCGEPGPRSKQEPGKLVMREGRFGMFISCHRYPKCKYIKQDNTLNSTGVKCTDCKDGELIERHGRFGAFYSCSNYPDCKLAIKAKPTGNLCPLCKGLMMEGTKTIPERCSDKTCPNHNPHKL; from the coding sequence ATGAAGCTTGTAATTGTCGAATCCCCTGCAAAAGCTAAAACTATCGAGAAATATCTCGGGGATGGCTTTACTGTGCGAGCCAGTGTTGGGCACGTACGTGATTTACCTAAGAACAACAAGAAAGCTATTGATATAGAGAAAGGATTTGTTCCCAACTACGAAGTAGTTGCAAAGAAACTCGATGTTATTGCAGAACTCACAAAACTCTCAAAAAAATCTGACGAAGTAATCCTTGCAACTGACCCCGACCGAGAAGGAGAAGCTATTGCGTGGCACCTGAAAGAAGTGCTTGGTTTAAAGAAGCCTAAACGAATTGTCTTCAATGAAATTACAAAAGAAGCAGTGCAGGCTGCTTTAAAGAATCCACGTCTTATTGACGAAAATCTACGCGAAGCGCAAGAAGCTCGCCGAATCCTCGACCGTCTCGTGGGTTATGACCTCTCTGGACTTATCTGGAAGAAGGTTCGTTACGGACTTTCAGCTGGTCGTGTGCAGTCTCCTGCGCTTCGTATCCTTATGGAGCGTGAGCGAGAAATTCGTGCGTTTATTCCTGAAAAATTTTGGGTTATTACAGCACACACTGCATCTGCTTCAAAAGCACCGATTGAATTTACCTGTTCTGAAGAACCAAAAACAGAAAGTGATGCTGACACTATTGTAGAAAACGCTAAAGCAAATGAATGGCAAGTAGCAAATGTAAAGGAAACTGCTGCAAAGCGGGTGCCAAAAGCTCCTTTTACTACCTCAACGATGCAGCAAGCCGCCAGCTCACGCTTGGGATACGCACCTTCAAGAACTATGGGTGTTGCCCAAAAACTGTACGAAGCTGGACTTATAACGTACATGCGAACCGACAGCACACACCTTTCTGAAAATGCACTAAGTAGCATCGGTAAAGTTATTGAAAGTGAATATGGAAAAGATCATGTTGAAATTCGACAATACAAAACAAACTCAAAATCTGCTCAAGAAGCTCACGAAGCTATACGCCCATCTGATGTAAATAAAATTGCAGCAGGAAGAAACGAAGAGCAAAAGAGATTGTACTCACTTATCTGGGCTCGAACTGTTTCGAGCCAGATGATTGACGCTGAGATTGCGCGTACAAAAATTACTGCTTCTGTTGCGCACGACACGGTGCCTGATTTTGCAGTCACCGGCTCACGTGTAGTAAAAGATGGCTGGCTTATGGCCGATCCGTCAGCACGCGGCGAAGACGTTGAGCTACCAAAAGTATCAGAGGGAGAAGCTCTAGCTGTGCAAACAGTTGAGAGCGAAGGAAAAGAAACACAGCCACCACCACGCTATACAGAAGCACGTCTTATTAAAGAACTCGAGAAACGAGGTATCGGACGCCCAAGTACATACGCTGCAATTATGCGGACGCTTTCTGATCGCGGCTACGTTGCAAAAGAAGCACGTGCCTTAATTCCAACAGACACTGGTGACGTTGTAAGTAGTTTCCTTGAAGAGCACTTCGCACAGTACGTAAGTGATACCTTCACCGCAGAAATGGAAGATGAGCTAGATGATATTGCTGAAGGAAAGCGTGAATACGTTAAAACACTAAAAGATTTTTATACTCCTTTCTCAAAAGAAGTTGCATCAAAAGAGGATGTACCGAAACTTACTAATCTCGGTCCGGTTCCTGAAGAGTTTAAATGCCCCGAATGTGATAGTGAAATGGTATTTAAACTTTCAAAAAACGGAAAGTTTATGAGCTGTGCGAAATTCCCCGATTGTAGCGGTGCACGAAAAGAAGATGGCAATATAATTGAACCGCCTAAAGATATCGGTGAAAAATGCCCGAAATGTGGAGAACCCGGGCCACGAAGCAAGCAGGAGCCAGGGAAGCTCGTTATGCGCGAAGGGAGGTTTGGAATGTTTATTTCATGTCACCGCTACCCTAAATGTAAATACATTAAGCAAGACAACACGCTCAACTCGACTGGAGTAAAATGTACAGATTGTAAAGATGGAGAACTTATAGAACGTCACGGACGATTTGGTGCATTTTACAGTTGTTCAAATTATCCAGATTGTAAGCTTGCCATAAAAGCAAAACCTACTGGAAACCTGTGTCCACTGTGTAAAGGACTTATGATGGAAGGCACAAAAACAATCCCTGAAAGATGTAGTGATAAGACGTGTCCTAATCACAATCCTCACAAATTATAA
- the dprA gene encoding DNA-processing protein DprA, producing the protein MSQLIQQILPKDFPPLLQEISDPPEYLYMQGSLPSPETKLLTVVGSRKCTSYGREVVDYLIGGLKGYDISIVSGLALGIDGHAHTAALNIGLHTIAVPGSGLSESVLYPRSHVQLAQRILENKGALLSELEPEQSAAPWTFPKRNRIMAGMSHAVLVIEATERSGTLITARLTTDYNRELLVVPASIFADSSRGAHQFWKLGATPITTPEDILDVFSIKHEAQDEKQTNFKLSQEEQEIYDLLAEPKTRDEFLEEVSLPITQANILLSKLELDGVIVEKLGTLRRK; encoded by the coding sequence ATGAGCCAGCTCATTCAACAAATCCTTCCAAAGGACTTCCCGCCACTGTTGCAGGAAATTAGCGACCCGCCCGAGTATTTGTATATGCAAGGTTCCCTCCCAAGCCCAGAAACAAAGCTGCTTACTGTCGTCGGCTCAAGAAAATGCACCAGCTACGGGCGTGAGGTAGTCGACTATCTTATTGGCGGACTTAAAGGCTATGACATCTCTATTGTGTCTGGATTAGCATTAGGTATAGATGGTCATGCACACACCGCAGCACTAAACATAGGACTGCACACAATTGCAGTACCCGGTTCTGGACTTTCAGAGAGTGTTCTATACCCACGTTCACACGTACAACTTGCGCAAAGGATCTTAGAAAACAAGGGTGCCTTACTAAGTGAGTTGGAACCAGAACAAAGTGCAGCGCCGTGGACATTTCCAAAGAGAAATAGAATTATGGCAGGTATGTCACACGCGGTACTGGTTATTGAGGCGACTGAACGTTCGGGTACTTTAATAACGGCACGACTCACAACCGACTACAATAGGGAGCTACTCGTGGTGCCTGCTTCAATTTTTGCTGATTCATCGCGTGGAGCACATCAATTTTGGAAACTTGGTGCCACTCCGATAACTACACCAGAAGATATATTGGATGTATTTAGCATAAAGCACGAAGCACAAGATGAAAAACAAACCAACTTTAAACTCTCACAAGAAGAACAAGAGATATACGATTTATTAGCTGAGCCCAAAACAAGAGATGAATTTCTCGAAGAAGTTTCACTCCCCATTACTCAAGCAAATATACTTTTATCAAAACTTGAGCTTGATGGAGTTATAGTTGAAAAGTTAGGGACACTAAGACGGAAATAG
- the serS gene encoding serine--tRNA ligase, with translation MLDIKFIRDNKDIVAAGAKKKHVDIDLDALIALDDSRKELLQTVEEKRAQQNEVTKTIASERDSDKRQKMIEQMQTLKADMQKEEDALKEVMDKWRSLMLQVPNVPDMSVPDGATDEDNVEIRTWGDKPQFGFEPKDHIDILTALDMVDFERGSKVHGFRGYFLKNEGVELSFAMWNYARDFFMKKGLDLMMPPTIVRKENFYGTGHLPNEAEDLYKTQDDEFLTGTAEVPVMGYYRDEEIDFSKLPIKLLAFSPCFRREAGSHGKDTKGLIRVHEFFKWEQVILSEASHEKTVELHEWLTQNTEEFMQSLGIPYHVVVNCGGDLGQGQVKKYDIEAWVPKESKYRETHSSSYFHDFQTRRFNITYRDREGKKRFAHSLNNTAVAGPRILVSLVENYQQADGSIQIPEVLRPYLGGREVIVKK, from the coding sequence ATGCTAGACATTAAATTCATACGGGACAACAAAGATATTGTCGCAGCGGGTGCAAAGAAGAAACACGTCGATATTGATTTGGACGCTCTTATCGCGCTTGATGATTCTCGTAAAGAACTTCTTCAAACCGTAGAAGAAAAACGCGCTCAACAAAATGAAGTCACGAAGACTATTGCATCAGAAAGGGATTCAGATAAGCGACAAAAAATGATTGAGCAAATGCAAACACTTAAAGCCGACATGCAGAAAGAAGAGGATGCACTGAAAGAGGTGATGGATAAGTGGCGATCACTCATGTTGCAGGTTCCTAATGTCCCAGATATGTCGGTACCTGACGGCGCGACTGACGAAGACAATGTTGAGATAAGAACGTGGGGAGACAAACCGCAATTTGGCTTTGAGCCAAAAGACCATATCGATATATTAACTGCACTCGATATGGTGGACTTTGAACGAGGTTCTAAGGTACATGGATTCCGTGGATACTTTTTAAAAAATGAAGGAGTGGAGCTTTCGTTTGCTATGTGGAACTACGCTCGAGATTTCTTTATGAAAAAGGGGTTAGACCTTATGATGCCACCGACAATCGTGCGAAAAGAAAACTTTTACGGTACAGGGCATTTACCAAACGAAGCTGAGGATTTATATAAAACGCAAGATGACGAGTTTCTTACGGGAACCGCCGAGGTGCCGGTGATGGGATACTATCGCGATGAAGAAATTGATTTTAGTAAACTCCCAATAAAACTTTTGGCTTTCTCGCCATGTTTTCGACGAGAGGCAGGGAGTCACGGAAAAGATACGAAAGGTTTAATACGCGTTCACGAATTCTTTAAATGGGAACAGGTTATTTTGTCTGAGGCCAGCCACGAGAAAACTGTAGAGCTACACGAATGGCTCACACAAAATACAGAAGAATTTATGCAATCACTGGGGATTCCATATCATGTTGTTGTAAACTGTGGAGGCGATTTAGGACAAGGGCAGGTAAAGAAATATGATATAGAGGCGTGGGTTCCAAAAGAGAGTAAGTATAGAGAAACTCACTCATCTTCATATTTCCATGATTTCCAAACACGTCGTTTTAATATCACGTACCGAGATAGAGAAGGTAAAAAGCGCTTCGCTCACTCTCTGAACAACACCGCTGTCGCTGGCCCACGTATCCTTGTATCACTCGTTGAAAACTATCAGCAAGCGGATGGCTCAATACAAATTCCAGAAGTACTTCGCCCGTATCTTGGAGGCAGAGAAGTCATTGTTAAAAAATAA
- a CDS encoding tRNA-dihydrouridine synthase: MNFWETLEKPFFVCAPMEDVTDAAFRSVIAKYSKGKGGKYVTFTEFTSADGLVFADEKGQEKLRKKFRFTEEERPIVAQIFSATPEHIEKAAAIARECGFDGVDINMGCPDRSVEKQGAGAALIKNPKLAQELIYAAKKGAGDLPVSVKTRIGYNEVQLEEWLTTLLETQPAAITLHARTRKEMSKVPAQWNLIADAVALRDSFCESKEHKTLIIGNGDVASIAHARERATESGADGVMIGRGMFGNPWCMSDHQPTHEEKLRALIEHTELFEKEFKGAKSFATMRKHFSSYVEGFEGAKQLRIALMACDDAAQVQQVIEEHLAQLEKLE, translated from the coding sequence ATGAATTTTTGGGAAACATTAGAAAAACCGTTTTTTGTCTGCGCGCCGATGGAGGACGTAACTGATGCCGCGTTTCGCTCGGTTATTGCGAAATACAGTAAAGGCAAAGGAGGTAAATATGTGACCTTTACGGAATTTACTTCTGCAGACGGATTGGTATTTGCGGATGAAAAAGGGCAGGAGAAGCTACGGAAGAAATTTCGCTTTACCGAAGAAGAGCGACCTATAGTTGCGCAGATATTTAGTGCAACTCCAGAACATATAGAAAAAGCTGCTGCTATTGCGCGCGAGTGTGGGTTCGATGGAGTAGACATAAATATGGGGTGCCCAGATAGATCAGTGGAAAAGCAGGGGGCAGGGGCAGCACTGATAAAGAATCCAAAACTCGCCCAAGAACTTATTTACGCTGCAAAGAAGGGAGCTGGCGACTTACCAGTGTCGGTTAAAACACGCATTGGCTACAATGAGGTTCAGCTAGAGGAATGGCTCACTACGCTTCTTGAGACACAGCCAGCTGCCATTACACTTCATGCACGGACACGTAAAGAAATGAGCAAAGTTCCAGCACAGTGGAATCTTATAGCCGATGCTGTCGCTCTTCGTGATTCTTTCTGTGAGTCTAAAGAGCATAAGACCCTGATTATAGGAAATGGCGATGTTGCAAGCATTGCACATGCGCGAGAGCGTGCTACAGAAAGTGGTGCAGACGGTGTAATGATTGGGCGTGGAATGTTTGGCAATCCGTGGTGTATGTCTGACCATCAGCCAACACACGAAGAAAAACTCCGCGCACTTATTGAACATACTGAGTTATTTGAGAAAGAGTTTAAGGGAGCTAAAAGTTTTGCAACTATGCGCAAGCATTTTTCAAGTTATGTAGAGGGTTTCGAAGGAGCAAAGCAACTCCGTATTGCACTTATGGCGTGCGACGATGCTGCACAAGTGCAACAGGTTATTGAGGAACACCTTGCTCAACTTGAAAAGCTGGAGTAG
- the dnaX gene encoding DNA polymerase III subunit gamma/tau, which produces MKKENHIALYRKYRPESFKDVIGQDHVVEVLKKSIAEKNIAHAYLFAGGRGTGKTTIARILANEIGTTSKDLYEMDAASNRKIDDFRELNESVHTLPFDSEYKVYIIDEVHMLTKEAFNAFLKTLEEPPKHVVFILATTEIDKLPDTIVSRCQTYTFKKPTRPILSTAILNVAKGEKVTIEKDAAELIAIIADGSFRDALGVLQKVLSYSTDKKITRSEVESVTGAPRAELIHELLTAISEGVLDDALASIHGAVEVNVDFATFLKLILDRVRAVILMRNSKKMESSLQNQFSEEEFEFLQKLSQVSDTKLNSKALTAILGAYVDTPHAYIKQLPLELALIEAIGKSYE; this is translated from the coding sequence ATGAAGAAAGAGAATCATATTGCACTCTATCGAAAGTACAGACCAGAATCGTTTAAAGATGTCATCGGGCAAGATCATGTCGTTGAGGTTCTTAAAAAATCTATTGCTGAAAAGAATATAGCCCACGCATATTTGTTTGCAGGTGGGCGAGGAACTGGGAAAACAACCATTGCACGCATTCTGGCAAATGAGATAGGCACGACAAGTAAAGATTTGTACGAGATGGATGCAGCATCGAATCGTAAGATTGATGACTTTCGTGAACTTAACGAATCGGTACATACCTTACCGTTTGATTCAGAGTATAAGGTATACATTATTGATGAGGTGCACATGCTTACAAAAGAAGCGTTTAATGCCTTTCTTAAAACACTTGAAGAGCCACCAAAGCATGTTGTATTTATTCTTGCGACAACTGAAATTGATAAACTTCCAGACACTATCGTTTCGCGCTGCCAAACATATACATTTAAAAAACCGACACGACCGATTCTTTCAACTGCAATTTTGAATGTTGCCAAAGGCGAGAAAGTTACTATCGAGAAAGATGCAGCAGAACTCATTGCCATCATTGCTGACGGTTCATTTCGAGATGCCTTAGGGGTACTACAAAAAGTACTTTCGTACTCAACTGATAAAAAGATAACTCGCAGTGAAGTAGAATCGGTGACTGGTGCACCACGAGCGGAACTCATTCATGAGCTATTGACTGCAATTTCTGAGGGTGTATTAGACGATGCACTTGCATCGATACATGGTGCAGTTGAAGTCAATGTTGATTTTGCTACGTTCTTAAAACTCATATTGGACAGAGTGCGTGCAGTAATTCTGATGCGAAACTCAAAGAAAATGGAGTCGTCACTACAGAATCAATTTAGTGAGGAAGAATTTGAGTTTTTGCAAAAACTTTCTCAAGTTTCTGATACGAAACTCAATTCAAAGGCATTAACTGCAATTCTTGGTGCGTATGTCGATACGCCGCATGCATATATCAAGCAGTTGCCACTAGAGCTTGCCCTTATCGAAGCGATTGGAAAATCATATGAGTAA
- a CDS encoding histidine phosphatase family protein: MSNPKKHIYLVRHGRSHANETGIREGAESPLTEDGEKQADFVAARFRSIPIDVVLTSHYVRAYDTGKKIADASNVPLETVSMAYERELPLEVQGKHRDDPAVRQAVAQFEYSWMRDANTDNGEHFDDIKKRVVELTELLEARPEEHIVVTSHGFFLKFFIAHHLLGEYLTPDIFVNQLMHTMRSANTGITYFTLGGKKDWSLCSWNDYAHLGEIVRERWYS; this comes from the coding sequence ATGAGTAATCCTAAAAAACATATTTATCTAGTGCGTCATGGGCGCAGTCACGCAAACGAAACAGGTATCCGTGAAGGTGCAGAGTCTCCATTAACTGAAGATGGCGAAAAACAAGCGGACTTTGTTGCTGCTCGTTTTCGAAGCATCCCTATAGACGTTGTCTTAACAAGCCACTATGTGCGTGCGTACGACACAGGAAAAAAAATTGCTGACGCATCCAATGTACCTCTCGAGACAGTATCAATGGCGTATGAGCGTGAGCTCCCCCTGGAAGTTCAAGGAAAACATCGTGATGACCCTGCTGTGCGACAAGCAGTTGCACAATTTGAGTACAGTTGGATGCGTGACGCGAATACCGATAATGGTGAGCATTTTGATGATATTAAGAAGCGAGTGGTAGAACTTACTGAGTTACTAGAAGCGCGACCAGAAGAACATATTGTTGTTACCTCACACGGTTTCTTTTTAAAGTTTTTCATAGCACACCATTTACTTGGCGAATATCTTACTCCAGATATTTTTGTAAACCAGCTGATGCATACGATGCGAAGTGCAAATACAGGCATTACGTATTTTACCTTGGGTGGTAAAAAAGATTGGTCACTATGCTCTTGGAATGACTACGCACACCTAGGAGAAATCGTTCGTGAAAGGTGGTACTCGTAG
- a CDS encoding M48 family metallopeptidase: MNKTLTLDGKDINYQIRRSTRAKHVNLTVHANGAVVVALPHTALESLAEAFIREKAQWLMKRLSYFKKFENTSLAALTRKDYLKNKESARILAHERLEHFNSLYKFSYNSVSIRDQKKCWGSCSNKKNLNFNYKILFISEALRNYVIVHELCHLQELNHSKKFWDLVARTIPNYKECKKELGKIL; encoded by the coding sequence ATGAATAAAACCCTTACACTTGATGGTAAAGATATCAATTATCAAATAAGAAGAAGTACACGAGCTAAGCACGTTAATTTAACTGTTCATGCTAATGGAGCTGTTGTTGTTGCGCTGCCGCATACTGCGCTGGAAAGTTTAGCGGAAGCATTTATACGTGAAAAAGCACAGTGGCTAATGAAGCGTCTCAGTTACTTTAAAAAATTTGAAAATACATCACTCGCAGCTCTCACACGAAAAGATTATCTGAAGAATAAAGAGAGTGCGCGTATTCTTGCACACGAAAGACTTGAACACTTTAACTCTCTCTATAAATTCTCATATAATTCTGTTTCCATACGTGACCAAAAGAAATGTTGGGGGAGTTGCTCGAATAAAAAGAACTTAAACTTTAATTACAAAATTTTATTTATTTCAGAAGCGCTACGAAACTACGTCATTGTGCATGAACTCTGCCACCTACAAGAACTCAATCATTCAAAGAAATTCTGGGATTTAGTAGCTCGTACCATTCCAAACTATAAAGAGTGCAAGAAAGAGCTGGGGAAGATCCTCTAG